The following nucleotide sequence is from Takifugu flavidus isolate HTHZ2018 chromosome 4, ASM371156v2, whole genome shotgun sequence.
GGCGCCTTGAAATCTCACCTTGAAGAAAGATTGTCCATGACTGATGAAAAGAGCATCCGACTGTGGTTTGTTCTTGCTGTACAGAGCATACAAAGCAAAGCTCTCTTTCTGGAATAAAGGGGATAAAAACAGACCATCACTCATCTGCATCACCTTGATAAAATTCACCGATGGCAAGTTGCAAATAAGAAATCTGGGAAGTTTTTCCAGCAATAATGTGATGTAAATACACACTAAACAAACAATAAGTGAATAACACTGATCCCTCCGGGGAAATTGATCTTTAACAGTGGTTTCAAGAGGTTATTTATCCCAGATTACCCACATAGACATGACCCTAGCAGACATGTGGGTTCATTGGAAGCCCCTCCAGGCATGTTACACCAACACAATGATTCTAAACAGCAGGGTGCCCCCCCTTTCCTTAAGGGTAGCTTGTTGAGACTCATCTGTCTCAACAAGCTACAGCCAGTTGAATCTAAGATGCTCTCTCACTTCCCATGAATTCGAATTAATTTCACCATTCGTTTACTGGGGCAGTGGACCGTGCTGGGGCGTGCAGCTGTTCACGGCTGCTTGGAGTAGAGAGATTTTGACGAGAAAAATGATAAGACAAAGGTGATTCATCGGTTTCATCGGAGGTTTAGGTGCGACCCAGCAGAACGTTCTCCTGAGCGGCCAAAGCTCAGCTCAAATGTTTTTAGCTTGGTTGTTTCACCTACGTGTCGTAAGACGCAGCGTCCCACTCTGAAGGGCTCGTTCACGCAGCCCTCCAGCTCGCTGAGGAAATGATGCTGGTGGAAGTCGTGGAGCTTTTCTAAATTGCCGAAGATGATCCCCCTCTGGCCCCTGAGGTCTTGAGGAACGTCGGCCCTCTCGAGTTCGGGGAAGTAGTGATCTCGAACGTAACCCAGGGCGCTCACGTACTCCCTCTCTGtggtcagcagctcctccatgaTCTTCTGCAGTTTCCTGGTCCATGTACGTGAAATCGTTTTTATGTTTAGCACATTTTATAACATTTTACAACATTTGAGATGACTTACAAATTATTGCTGATGTTCGCCGTTGATGTGGGCGACGTCTCTGGAGTCAAAGCTCGAGGGACCCCGCTGGAAACTGCGCATCCCTCACAATACTCATCTTTACCATCGCTCTTGGATCTGAGGTGCCCCGACCCACTGTTGTTATGGCAACCAGGCAGTTTGTGGACGGGATGCAGGTTGCGCTGCAGCGGCTGCGTCCTGCTTTGGCAATGTTTGTTCCTCACGTTTAAAGGTATAAAGCTGCTCGGCAACTGGCAGCCAgcctgtgacccctcactcagGGAGCGACCCAGATGTTGGCGTGCAGGACAACCACTGTCCCCTTCCGCCGGATCTACGGTCCTCAGATCTGCTTCACTGTGGTGCTCCCTTGGCCTCCGGCTATTATGTGGAAAAGCTGCACACTGGACCGTGGCGTGAGGTAAATTTCCAGTCAGCTCTGGTTTCAAACACTGGTGGAGGCTTGTGGCGATGGtactttctcctccttcatgttCGCAGAGTTGGACATTGTCTTTCTGACAGTTCAGCTGCCGACCATCACTCCCTTCCTCCGTCTTCTCCACTCCCACGTCCTCGGGTTGAGGGTGTGCAGCTGTGATCTGTTGGATCTCTTTCATTTTGTGGAGATGCTGCCTGAGTTGCTGGCACTGCACCCAGGCTGCATTCCACGCTTTCATTGCCCCCCCAGCCCCTGAGCCCACGGCGCAGGCCTTAGCTTTCACAGCCTGGAAGTTCAGGGTGGAGAATTCACCACCTAATTTCTCTTCAAACATCTGCAGGGTGCTCTGAGTCGAAGCTGAGTAACACCTCTGCTCTACCTTCTCTAAAAAATGACTGCATTCCTTGGCCAGTGCAGATGCCTAGAGGTGTGGGGGGGACACGAAAACCTTCCAGTTAATGAAGAGAAATGACGACTGAAGGAAAGGTGAGCTACGATGAAACACGCACCTGGGCGCAGAAGCTGTGCACATGTAGCACCGTTTCCAGCTCTTTGTGCCTCTGTTCTGCCCGCAACATGAAATCATCCATGTCAGATTTAAAAGTTCTGACCAGAGTCCCAAAAATGTCTGTCGCAGGACAAGAACAACCCAAGCCAACAATTTCCTCAGCCTCTGTGACCAGGCTCACAGCGTACTGCTGTTTCTCCTGAAATAAAGCACAAGCTGTCAGGTGGGACTCCTCTTTCCAGTAACAGTAAAAACAGCAATTTACTGTAAAGGTTTTAGACTTTGGCAAAATGTGGGAAAAGTGCTGGTAAAAGACTCGGAATGCTTTCAAATCCCTGTTGCCGCAGCGCCGCCTCACCTTTGCCTGAGTGAGCAACAGATCGTAGTGCTGCAGGGCCTTTTCAGCACCCCCCAGGGAGTCTGACGTGTCTGAGTCCTCCAGCATTTGTTCTCCCTCTGAATTCAACCACATcccaacctgcaggagattgtGGAATCTCATTTAAAACCTAACAAAAGAACGATCTTTCTTGCCAATGTGTCCGATTTAATAAAGAATGTGAACCGTGCTGATTTTGGCCTCCATCTCTCTGAGCCTGAAGAGGAAATGGAGTTGCTGCAGAGACTCGTTTGATCTCATCACCAGCGTGtgaagcttctcctccacctggtTATACAGAGCGGTGGCCGACTCCAGGGCGTCTCTGCAGTGAAGATGAATGTTTACTCAACATCCCATTCTGTCACAGTTACAGCTGCTGTCTGTACGCTGACTCAAGGGCTCAGTGTGTTTCTGCGTGGTCTATCAGCAGGGTCAGTGCATTCTACGTAGGTGGGGGTCACCATTTATGCTTCAGTGGACTGTCACCTGATCGCTATGCAATTTCCCCATGTTAGATCCAAAGAAGGGAAGAGTTGCGACGGCTTAAACGTTGATACCTGTAGTCCTCAGACTGTGGAAATCGGAAgtcctctctcctcatcctggCCAGCACggcccctccttctctctgcagcGTAACCAGTCGAGCATCTTCCAGCACCTCTTTCATCGAACACCTCTGCTCCTCGATGCACTGCTGCACCTCCTACGCCCAAAAGAAACCAGCCTCTGACACAGGCCAGGAGATGCAGAGACCCTGAACGCATCGTCACAGATGATGGCCTGTGTGTTGTACCTGGGCAGTGTCCAGTTTACTGCGCTCGTCGACCTTCTCGATGGCCCTCTGCAACAAGCTGTCCGCCTCTCGCAGGTCAGCCATGAAAGAAACCAGCCTCTGGAATAGATCAGGTTTACGActgagaggggggaaaacaaatGTGGGGCCATTCCTCTGGATTGTGAGGCACGGCTCCTACAGCCAGCTGGAAGAATGGGACTTTTCCTCGAGCCTTTAGGTCAGTGACCTTAAAACGACCCAAAGAAAGGAACCTTATCCAACATAAACATCAGCAGTTTTCCTGCCCTTTAAGTGACAACCTGGAGATTACAGACACGCAacaattataataaaaaaactTAACAAGCTATTTACTATCATAAGCATATAAttaaaaagtgacatttatAAGAtgcattttcatcattttcatccGTCAATGCTGACGTGctgttttaaaaaacacattttgaagGCCTGACCGTTTCACATAGGACGTTTTTCTTGTGAACACTTCTCCTTTCTCTACACAAACGATTCAGACACTGACTGGCAGTGGTTAATGTCTGGTTTGGGTGCGAGGAGAAGTTAACCAGAGGGTGAACTGGACTCTGAATCAGGGGGGAACCCCGCACAGACTGGGATtatccagctgcagcaggaaacacgGGTACCTGATGGAACTGCAGCCAGTCGGCATGGCTGTAGGCGAAGCTTCCTCCCAGGTCGGACGTCAACTGCGAAGCTTCGACTGTCTTGTTTAGAGCTTTCATGGAGGTCACCAGATCCATCTTGTCAAAGTATAAAAGATCTTTTGATCAAATCAAactaaaatggaagaaaaatgaaggatgAAAGCACATGTTCTCATCTGACCTGTAACCCTGGATGTTTTTCAGGTCGGGGACAAGTGTCTTTATCCACCAGCGTCACGATACTGTGGACAGCATGCAGAGCTTGCTCCTGCAGCAAAGGAGTTAACACTGTGTATTTAAATGCTGACATTAGATGTGAGATTAGCAGATGAAACGTCACCTTCAATCCAAGCCTTTATTCCAGTGTATGAAATGTGATTTCATGTGTAAAGTAATGATCAGAAATCTGCTCAAAACCCCTGACTGCTTATGACTGCAGGCTCATCTGTCAGGGATCACGATGGTCTTGCAGAAATTtctatctgctgctgctgcaggtgtgttgGTCTAACCTGGGCCATCAGCAGAGCTTTGTAGAGGTGAAGCGGAGGAGACTTCTTCCTGGCATTGATCACCAAAGTCATTCCCAGCTCTCTAATTTCTTTCCTGTCAAAACAGGGAATTATTTTTAGGGTGCATCCACAGTGGTCAGGTGTGCTATTCACACACTCTTATCCCATACTCTGAGACTTTCACAAACCCCTTCTAATGGTCTATTCTGGGGTTACATGAGACTGCATCAGACTTGGCTGCTATTTCTAGCCTGGCGCTGCATGCCAGACTGCTGGCAGCGAGCCTGGATACAGTGGGATCTATAGTGGGGGAGGTGAAAAGCCAAACACTATGGTAGAATGTTCCGATCCCTTTCAAATATTTCACAGTGTAAACACAGAGCTGCTAAATCCTCTGAGGGATTTGTGTTTATGCACAGAGGATCGGGATTTACAGTACATTGTGATTCTGAAATAAATGCTATTATTTCTCAGAAATTAACTACTTTGATGGAAGCAAACTGGAAACATTTGAAGGCAGAAGCAGAAGTTTTGTGCAGTGAGGAAGTCACGAGATGTGACaatgctgcccccttgtgggcAGATTTATTATTGCGGACGCTGTGACGTTATGTACCGTGGGATGGAGCTCAGGTACAGCAGTAATTCACAGACATTCTGGGCTGACACCAGAGGGGATGCCCACTCTTTCCTGTCACCGTGGACCTCCACAACGgaccttcctgtcctgtccctgcTCCCTGAGAGAAAAAGTTATTGCTGATCATGAATATTAACAATTTCTGAGGTTCAAACCCTTGTTATAGGTTCAATAAGTACCTGGTAAACAAATGATTCCAAGTTCAAGGAGACCACTGATGCTTCTGAAACTTGGCTGTCCGGACTGGGAAGAATTTTGAGCTTCAAATCTGTGAAGTGAAGACGATGGTCTTTCTGTCTTTGAGTTGTGGAGTTTGGAGACTGGTCCATTCACAACAGAGGGAGATTCACTCCTGCTTGGCAGAAGTTCtgcacagataaaaaaaaaacaagggaaTTAAAAGCATCCAGAATGTTGTAAGAAGTTGTTTGGATCTGTGTATATGAGAGCGAAAGATTCCACTGTTCAGGGCCAACACTAATGATCCACTTCTCCGTCTTTACTGTCACTTGTCCACCACGAGCGCAGCTGCGGCGGAGCACTGGAGCTGGTTTCTGTAACAAAACATGGCGGTGGCCTGGCGACTAAGCCCGACTACTACGCCTGGCTTTGATTTCAGACATCCTAATTGGGCTCTTCATTGAGCCAACAAAGACTCGCCTGTACTCTCCCTGGGCTACTTTAATAGCCCGTGACAAGCGCGTCTCCAGTCAGAGCCTCTACATGCCCTTCAAACAGCGTGAGGGTGCAGGGGGACAAAAACCTTCTTCTTGCACGTAGCGCGCTCTCCCCCATGAAAGAAACGCTTCggttttaaactttaaactgcCGATTGAGACCCTGCCTTTCACTTAGGGTGCAGCATTCTGTGCTATTTCCGTTCACTCCCCCAATAGCGGCGTTAGCATGCATGTAGCGTGCCGCTGAGGAACCCAGCCAGCGGTGGGAAGATTACACTCAGGCAGGAGTTTTGACTTTTGAACCCTCTTTCTCAGGGGCCCTTATGATCTGTGACCCACAGCGCGGCCCCATAGGGTTGCGGTCGGGTTTCACTCATTCCGTTTTCTGTGAACGCCTGCTGGGTTTCCAAGTATGAAGAGACATATGATGATATACGACCGCACGTGTGCAGTAATAACAGTGTACATAGGACGTGTGGGTGGTTGAAACCGAAAAGACTGAGAGGGAAGAGAATGAGAGATGGCGTGCGTCATAAAAGGAGTCGGAACGATCGGGCTTATTTTCTTTGCGTACCTTTTCGAGGGGACTTCCGTCTTTCCTGTTTCTGGCTCATCTGGTCCAGCAGCTCACCTTTCTTTAATTGCATCACGCTACTGATGGTGTCAGGACAGACGTCACTGTGGCTCCGGCTGCTGAGTTTATAGAGGAGTGGACTTCCTTTAGAAGTCTCGGAGACAGTGGACAAAGACCTGACCTTCACGTGCTGTTTTCCAGGTGGTCTCGTGGCTTCTGCAGTCTGATGGGGTTGATTGTTCTCAAGGAACTCCTCCAAGGTCACGCCGCCATTCGGATCTGGTTGTTTGGAGATGAGCTTCATGGTCACCTTCTCACTATGCCTCAGCCCAGGGCTGGAGGTCAAAACCACGGGTGGCTCCTTCATAACGTTCTCAGAATCGACATGTTCTTCTATGTTTGCCTGTGCTGCTTCGATGCTTTCCCGCCT
It contains:
- the LOC130523892 gene encoding rho guanine nucleotide exchange factor 40-like isoform X1, translating into MNPESLDSSIQSALSALFPPFEVTAPTVLSQLFRLIEERYCGDALQCLLDFLIPSKHLLESVQQAACAGYSDVVFRCEGWPLCLHDKIVIQLAPVNPLLLRPGDFYLQVEPFGDQAVRIVLKSLLEEGCREVEETPILETSYPCMFTEEWLQDLNEGRHGTPLSRCLLCTDQGVVKLPWAKIAIPEFLDKPKIVPMYQEQTPERKHKTAPSHFNSSTLPVEAIFHPAKELMSASLRPVDCGFRRIPKSRSKPLIKPVGWVSPNNWDSPESCREIEGDYVDLVDLAKGQEVPGKPNDDQLQMPVFKPVRPPPPVPCGNGTPCTCTLQYDEAGHELTDQDLNCRYRDSYAAALRNPVAFKKGSVDHLSALQEGGLPDEALPSQNISRAQDDQLENVCNHFNKPLNNEPHQHRRSQTRRESIEAAQANIEEHVDSENVMKEPPVVLTSSPGLRHSEKVTMKLISKQPDPNGGVTLEEFLENNQPHQTAEATRPPGKQHVKVRSLSTVSETSKGSPLLYKLSSRSHSDVCPDTISSVMQLKKGELLDQMSQKQERRKSPRKELLPSRSESPSVVNGPVSKLHNSKTERPSSSLHRFEAQNSSQSGQPSFRSISGLLELGIICLPGSRDRTGRSVVEVHGDRKEWASPLVSAQNVCELLLYLSSIPRKEIRELGMTLVINARKKSPPLHLYKALLMAQEQALHAVHSIVTLVDKDTCPRPEKHPGLQMDLVTSMKALNKTVEASQLTSDLGGSFAYSHADWLQFHQRLVSFMADLREADSLLQRAIEKVDERSKLDTAQEVQQCIEEQRCSMKEVLEDARLVTLQREGGAVLARMRREDFRFPQSEDYRDALESATALYNQVEEKLHTLVMRSNESLQQLHFLFRLREMEAKISTVGMWLNSEGEQMLEDSDTSDSLGGAEKALQHYDLLLTQAKEKQQYAVSLVTEAEEIVGLGCSCPATDIFGTLVRTFKSDMDDFMLRAEQRHKELETVLHVHSFCAQASALAKECSHFLEKVEQRCYSASTQSTLQMFEEKLGGEFSTLNFQAVKAKACAVGSGAGGAMKAWNAAWVQCQQLRQHLHKMKEIQQITAAHPQPEDVGVEKTEEGSDGRQLNCQKDNVQLCEHEGGESTIATSLHQCLKPELTGNLPHATVQCAAFPHNSRRPREHHSEADLRTVDPAEGDSGCPARQHLGRSLSEGSQAGCQLPSSFIPLNVRNKHCQSRTQPLQRNLHPVHKLPGCHNNSGSGHLRSKSDGKDEYCEGCAVSSGVPRALTPETSPTSTANISNNLKLQKIMEELLTTEREYVSALGYVRDHYFPELERADVPQDLRGQRGIIFGNLEKLHDFHQHHFLSELEGCVNEPFRVGRCVLRHKESFALYALYSKNKPQSDALFISHGQSFFKQKQLKLGDKMDLWSYLLKPVQRISKYSLLLQDMMADCGPGQSREMAEVKAALEVIHFQLRHGNNLLAMDAIQHCDVNLKEQGQLIRQDEFLVTFRKKKCFRHIFLFQELILFSKTRKTEVGNDTYIYKQSFKTTDIGLTQNSGDTGLCFEIWFRKRKTQDTYTLQAVSRAVKEAWTRDLERILWEQAVHNREIRMQERVFMGIGNKPFMDIQPSDAAISDRAVNCVLIGRDNKLLSSAGSSRGVEDGLPGGRPKSLGSGSTSSSSSSSGIGSLSPVGYLCRPKRRVASGGIGGYVSPPGALEEDDLDQGSVVHNLLLDSSESSGESVSGFSSSSLSYHSAIGGEAEDAGSVCGSTVTVKEALVVRGAEGSVGPLRTPEEPLPSPKPKPQDLPCDKAESTNIGKSTVV
- the LOC130523892 gene encoding rho guanine nucleotide exchange factor 40-like isoform X2, which produces MNPESLDSSIQSALSALFPPFEVTAPTVLSQLFRLIEERYCGDALQCLLDFLIPSKHLLESVQQAACAGYSDVVFRCEGWPLCLHDKIVIQLAPVNPLLLRPGDFYLQVEPFGDQAVRIVLKSLLEEGCREVEETPILETSYPCMFTEEWLQDLNEGRHGTPLSRCLLCTDQGVVKLPWAKIAIPEFLDKPKIVPMYQEQTPERKHKTAPSHFNSSTLPVEAIFHPAKELMSASLRPVDCGFRRIPKSRSKPLIKPVGWVSPNNWDSPESCREIEGDYVDLVDLAKGQEVPGKPNDDQLQMPVFKPVRPPPPVPCGNGTPCTCTLQYDEAGHELTDQDLNCRYRDSYAAALRNPVAFKKGSVDHLSALQEGGLPDEALPSQNISRAQDDQLENVCNHFNKPLNNEPHQHRRSQTRRESIEAAQANIEEHVDSENVMKEPPVVLTSSPGLRHSEKVTMKLISKQPDPNGGVTLEEFLENNQPHQTAEATRPPGKQHVKVRSLSTVSETSKGSPLLYKLSSRSHSDVCPDTISSVMQLKKGELLDQMSQKQERRKSPRKELLPSRSESPSVVNGPVSKLHNSKTERPSSSLHRFEAQNSSQSGQPSFRSISGLLELGIICLPGSRDRTGRSVVEVHGDRKEWASPLVSAQNVCELLLYLSSIPRKEIRELGMTLVINARKKSPPLHLYKALLMAQEQALHAVHSIVTLVDKDTCPRPEKHPGLQMDLVTSMKALNKTVEASQLTSDLGGSFAYSHADWLQFHQRLVSFMADLREADSLLQRAIEKVDERSKLDTAQEVQQCIEEQRCSMKEVLEDARLVTLQREGGAVLARMRREDFRFPQSEDYRDALESATALYNQVEEKLHTLVMRSNESLQQLHFLFRLREMEAKISTVGMWLNSEGEQMLEDSDTSDSLGGAEKALQHYDLLLTQAKEKQQYAVSLVTEAEEIVGLGCSCPATDIFGTLVRTFKSDMDDFMLRAEQRHKELETVLHVHSFCAQASALAKECSHFLEKVEQRCYSASTQSTLQMFEEKLGGEFSTLNFQAVKAKACAVGSGAGGAMKAWNAAWVQCQQLRQHLHKMKEIQQITAAHPQPEDVGVEKTEEGSDGRQLNCQKDNVQLCEHEGGESTIATSLHQCLKPELTGNLPHATVQCAAFPHNSRRPREHHSEADLRTVDPAEGDSGCPARQHLGRSLSEGSQAGCQLPSSFIPLNVRNKHCQSRTQPLQRNLHPVHKLPGCHNNSGSGHLRSKSDGKDEYCEGCAVSSGVPRALTPETSPTSTANISNNLKLQKIMEELLTTEREYVSALGYVRDHYFPELERADVPQDLRGQRGIIFGNLEKLHDFHQHHFLSELEGCVNEPFRVGRCVLRHKESFALYALYSKNKPQSDALFISHGQSFFKQKQLKLGDKMDLWSYLLKPVQRISKYSLLLQDMMADCGPGQSREMAEVKAALEVIHFQLRHGNNLLAMDAIQHCDVNLKEQGQLIRQDEFLVTFRKKKCFRHIFLFQELILFSKTRKTEVGNDTYIYKQSFKTTDIGLTQNSGDTGLCFEIWFRKRKTQDTYTLQAVSRAVKEAWTRDLERILWEQAVHNREIRMQERVFMGIGNKPFMDIQPSDAAISDRAVNCVLIGRGSSRGVEDGLPGGRPKSLGSGSTSSSSSSSGIGSLSPVGYLCRPKRRVASGGIGGYVSPPGALEEDDLDQGSVVHNLLLDSSESSGESVSGFSSSSLSYHSAIGGEAEDAGSVCGSTVTVKEALVVRGAEGSVGPLRTPEEPLPSPKPKPQDLPCDKAESTNIGKSTVV